In the Naumovozyma dairenensis CBS 421 chromosome 4, complete genome genome, one interval contains:
- the NDAI0D00100 gene encoding uncharacterized protein — MVAISQLLVFFLVVRTVLAVTIRNGIIDSPLPRDNTTLVDALNLMRCAQVWGMPNDTIVATDRTETLILFNNRTTTNTTHMKEIANHCFSRFGYTLAFTHYNYKYFPGELTHICTLDDALRNWDLLPTFARNELIAETQRGPTSTSTFISHKDTSEYYFMVMAVLFLVIIYSLLMRATAKSVPSMATK, encoded by the coding sequence atgGTAGCAATATCCCAActtttagttttttttctgGTAGTGAGAACCGTTTTAGCAGTCACTATTAGGAACGGTATCATTGACTCACCTTTGCCCCGCGATAATACGACTTTGGTGGATGCCTTGAACTTAATGCGATGTGCCCAAGTTTGGGGAATGCCAAATGATACAATCGTAGCGACTGACAGGACTGAAACATTGATTCTCTTCAATAACCGAACAACCACAAACACTACGCACATGAAAGAAATAGCCAATCATTGTTTTTCACGCTTCGGTTATACATTGGCTTTCACCCATTACAATTACAAGTATTTCCCAGGTGAATTAACACATATCTGTACCCTGGATGATGCGCTTCGTAATTGGGATTTACTTCCTACTTTCGCTCGTAATGAGCTTATCGCAGAGACGCAGCGAGGACCGACTTCTACCAGTACTTTCATTTCACATAAAGATACAAGTGAGTATTACTTCATGGTTATGGCAGTGCTTTTTCTAgtaattatttattcacTACTTATGCGGGCGACTGCCAAGTCAGTCCCTTCTATGGCTACAAAATAG